From one Bacillus clarus genomic stretch:
- a CDS encoding amino acid permease yields MNSKTNAVVSSREVTVGDISKVNKPTAKLQKSLKTKHLTMISIGGSIGTGLFISSGTSIYIAGPGGALVAYVLIGIMVYLLMMSLGEMATYMPDSGSFSTYASRYIDPALGFALGWNYWYTWAITIAVELSASAIIMKFWFPNIPGIIWSALFLAIILMLNYFSVRSFGEAEYWFSLIKVITIIIFLIVGVLTIIGIMGGEHIGFKNLAFSENTFHGGFLSILSVFMIAGFSFQGTELIGIAAGESQNPEKDVPKSIKQVFWRILLFYILAIFVIGLIIPYNHPNLMNEDVQNISMSPFTIVFEKSGIAFAASVMNAVILTAILSAANSGMYASTRMLWVLAKEGKAPKFLTKVSKSGIPVNALIATALVGMFAFLSSFLGEGRVFMWLLNSSGLSGFIAWTGIAISHYRFRKAYIAQGGDVNKLPYKAKWYPFSPIVSTALCIIVIIGQKYEIFMGKEVAWESLLMTYSGLPIFFALWFFYKWKNKTKIIPLQECNLQRKS; encoded by the coding sequence ATGAATTCTAAAACAAATGCTGTAGTTTCAAGTAGGGAGGTTACTGTTGGTGATATAAGCAAAGTTAATAAGCCGACAGCAAAACTCCAAAAATCACTAAAAACTAAACATCTCACGATGATTTCGATTGGGGGATCAATCGGAACAGGATTATTTATTTCTAGTGGAACTTCAATATATATTGCAGGTCCAGGTGGTGCTTTAGTTGCTTATGTTCTGATTGGCATTATGGTATATTTGCTCATGATGAGTTTAGGGGAGATGGCAACATATATGCCAGACTCTGGATCGTTTAGTACATACGCTTCTAGATACATAGATCCAGCTTTAGGGTTTGCTTTAGGTTGGAATTATTGGTATACCTGGGCGATTACAATAGCAGTCGAATTATCAGCTTCGGCCATAATTATGAAATTTTGGTTTCCAAATATACCAGGTATTATTTGGAGTGCGCTTTTTTTAGCCATTATTCTTATGCTGAATTATTTTTCGGTAAGGTCCTTTGGTGAAGCTGAGTATTGGTTTTCTTTAATTAAGGTAATAACAATTATTATTTTTTTAATTGTTGGAGTATTAACAATAATAGGTATCATGGGTGGAGAACATATAGGCTTTAAGAATTTAGCATTTAGTGAAAATACTTTTCATGGTGGTTTTCTTAGTATTTTGTCTGTGTTTATGATTGCGGGCTTCTCTTTTCAAGGAACTGAGTTGATTGGGATAGCTGCTGGGGAAAGTCAAAATCCCGAGAAGGACGTGCCTAAATCGATAAAACAAGTATTTTGGCGAATTCTTCTTTTTTATATTCTTGCTATTTTCGTAATAGGTTTGATTATTCCTTATAATCATCCTAATTTGATGAATGAGGATGTACAGAATATATCAATGAGTCCGTTTACAATTGTATTTGAAAAATCAGGAATTGCTTTTGCGGCTTCAGTAATGAATGCTGTTATATTAACGGCTATTCTCTCTGCTGCAAACTCAGGAATGTATGCCTCAACTAGAATGCTATGGGTTTTAGCAAAGGAGGGAAAAGCTCCAAAATTTTTAACAAAGGTAAGTAAAAGTGGTATCCCTGTTAACGCTCTAATTGCCACGGCTTTAGTTGGTATGTTTGCATTTTTATCTTCATTTCTAGGTGAAGGTCGCGTATTTATGTGGTTACTTAATTCCTCTGGACTCTCTGGTTTTATAGCTTGGACAGGGATAGCCATTAGCCATTATAGATTCCGCAAAGCATATATAGCACAAGGGGGGGATGTAAATAAGTTACCTTATAAGGCTAAGTGGTATCCTTTTTCTCCAATTGTTTCCACTGCACTTTGCATAATTGTAATTATTGGGCAAAAATATGAGATTTTTATGGGAAAAGAAGTTGCTTGGGAAAGCTTATTAATGACATATAGTGGGTTGCCGATATTTTTTGCGTTATGGTTTTTTTATAAATGGAAGAATAAAACAAAAATTATTCCTCTTCAAGAATGTAATTTACAGAGAAAAAGCTAA
- a CDS encoding zinc-finger domain-containing protein translates to MKDERRAIIKEVSYLEMKHCIECPLYNSKEVASEKGRKRKIRNNKLCEGCPVYKEIRKRGDRLNILPKQGTFNAIKQKYMDNPGVYLQCKEYPIYF, encoded by the coding sequence GTGAAAGATGAACGGCGAGCCATTATTAAGGAAGTTTCCTATTTAGAAATGAAACATTGTATCGAATGTCCTTTATACAATTCAAAAGAAGTTGCATCCGAGAAAGGTCGAAAGAGAAAAATTAGAAATAATAAGTTATGTGAGGGCTGTCCGGTGTATAAGGAGATTCGAAAGAGAGGAGACCGATTGAATATATTACCAAAACAGGGGACATTTAATGCAATAAAACAAAAATATATGGACAATCCAGGTGTTTATTTGCAGTGCAAAGAATATCCTATTTATTTTTAA